A genomic stretch from Corynebacterium kutscheri includes:
- a CDS encoding glycosyltransferase family 4 protein codes for MRIGIICPYSFDEPGGVQAHIIDLSYKLQTLGHEVGVLGPCSDTTEVPDFVTKGGSSIPIPYNGSIARLSFGPQVLKIARQFINDGEFDVLHIHEPNSPSFSLAALRVAQGPVVATYHASSSGSKLLKVVLPFLRGSLEKIRGGIAVSEMARRWQVEQLGGDPILIPNGVETRNFRRAIVTDDKKLPIEIVFLGRIDEPRKGLDILLAALPEVQHQIKVTVIGGGTPRKVPGYDVNFVGRVSDEEKAAILGRADIYVAPNTGGESFGIVLVEAMAARCVVVASDIEAFQSVCDIDSETPAGVVFRNHDSHDLARVLNKVIADKQLHTQLLQAGDARADFYDWDNVAREIVRVYETVLDGQKVVA; via the coding sequence ATGAGGATTGGTATTATTTGCCCTTACTCTTTTGATGAGCCAGGTGGAGTTCAGGCTCACATCATTGATTTAAGTTATAAACTGCAAACTTTAGGGCATGAAGTGGGAGTTCTTGGCCCATGTTCAGATACTACTGAGGTACCCGACTTTGTAACCAAAGGTGGTAGTAGTATCCCAATTCCTTATAACGGGTCGATAGCGAGACTTAGTTTCGGACCACAAGTGTTGAAAATTGCGCGTCAGTTTATTAACGATGGCGAATTTGATGTTTTGCATATTCATGAACCAAATTCGCCAAGTTTTTCTTTGGCTGCGTTACGAGTTGCCCAAGGGCCAGTGGTGGCTACCTACCATGCGTCAAGTAGTGGATCAAAGTTACTAAAAGTGGTTTTACCGTTTCTTCGTGGCAGTTTAGAAAAGATTCGCGGTGGCATTGCTGTTTCTGAAATGGCTCGACGCTGGCAGGTGGAACAGCTTGGTGGTGATCCTATTTTGATTCCTAATGGGGTGGAAACGAGAAATTTCCGTCGCGCTATTGTGACAGATGATAAGAAATTGCCCATAGAGATAGTATTTTTAGGGCGTATCGACGAACCTCGTAAAGGTCTTGACATTCTTTTAGCTGCGTTACCAGAGGTCCAACACCAGATAAAAGTGACCGTGATTGGTGGTGGAACTCCACGGAAAGTACCTGGTTATGATGTAAATTTTGTCGGTCGGGTTAGTGATGAAGAAAAAGCAGCTATTTTAGGCCGTGCCGATATTTATGTTGCGCCTAATACTGGTGGGGAAAGTTTTGGCATTGTTCTCGTTGAAGCAATGGCGGCTAGGTGTGTAGTAGTAGCTAGCGATATTGAGGCCTTTCAATCAGTATGTGATATTGATTCAGAAACCCCAGCTGGAGTGGTATTTAGAAATCATGATTCGCATGATTTAGCACGAGTGCTTAATAAAGTTATTGCAGATAAGCAGCTGCATACTCAATTGCTGCAGGCTGGTGATGCACGCGCTGATTTTTATGATTGGGATAATGTTGCCCGTGAAATTGTGCGTGTGTATGAGACGGTTCTTGATGGGCAAAAGGTAGTGGCATAG
- a CDS encoding copper chaperone PCu(A)C, with product MSIVIRRSAIALVATAALGLTACSNSEQDSTKATSADASSSMMTSSMHAASQSVTLEDGYVRAMEDDSEMTAIFGVLHNNTDKEINIVSFSTTMDAKTFELHEVVDGKMRMKEGGYTVPAHGMLVLQPGHEHMMAMGVATPVKAGESVDVTLKLSDGSMVDIADVPVRTVGAGDEDYGSEGHEHMQHMHGETTATEHNH from the coding sequence ATGAGTATTGTTATTCGTCGTAGTGCAATAGCTTTAGTTGCTACTGCAGCCCTAGGACTTACTGCTTGCTCTAACTCTGAGCAGGACTCCACTAAAGCAACTAGTGCTGATGCATCGAGCTCGATGATGACGAGTTCAATGCACGCGGCTAGTCAGAGCGTAACCCTTGAAGACGGTTATGTTCGTGCCATGGAAGATGACTCAGAAATGACCGCTATTTTTGGTGTTTTGCATAACAACACCGATAAAGAAATTAATATTGTTAGCTTTAGTACTACCATGGACGCTAAAACCTTTGAACTGCACGAAGTAGTTGATGGTAAAATGCGCATGAAAGAAGGCGGTTATACCGTTCCTGCTCACGGCATGCTTGTTTTGCAACCAGGTCATGAGCACATGATGGCTATGGGCGTGGCGACGCCAGTGAAAGCTGGTGAAAGTGTAGACGTTACTTTAAAGCTTTCCGATGGATCTATGGTCGATATTGCTGATGTACCAGTGCGTACCGTTGGTGCTGGTGATGAGGACTATGGTTCTGAAGGTCATGAGCACATGCAGCATATGCATGGTGAGACAACCGCTACTGAGCACAATCACTAA
- the thrS gene encoding threonine--tRNA ligase: MANNEDARSYAAFTVPAGAPVGQVMRELELPNKGADAIVCVKDSEGVLKDLSFIPDTEQEFLPVAANTEEGRAVIRHSCTHVLAQAVQKEFPGTKLGIGPAIENGFYYDFDVAEPFTPEDLQRIEKTMKKIIKQGQKFERRVYADQEEAAEALKNEPYKLELIQDKGSVDPHSDEATEVGAGELTGYYNLNPRTGEVEWYDLCRGPHVPTTKYIPAFALTRSSAAYWRGDQSNADLQRIYGTAWESKEALETYQLMMAEAEKRDHRRLGAELDLFSFPDEIGSGFPVFHPNGATVRMEMEEHSRRRHIADGYCFVNTPHLTKGDLFKKSGHLDWYAEGMFPAMQLDGDYDEEGNVTKPAQDYYVKPMNCPMHNLIFASRGRSYRELPLRLFEFGTVYRYEKSGVIHGLTRARGFTQDDAHIYCTEEQMEDELTKVLEFIISLLRDYGLDDFYLELSTKDPKKYVGSDEIWQRATETLERVATRSGLELVPDPAGAAFYGPKISVQARDAIGRTWQMSTVQLDFNLPERFNLEYTASDGTKKRPVMIHRALFGSIERFFGVLLEHYAGAFPAWLAPHQVVGIPVADTFVDHLETVVAALRERGIRADVDTSDDRMQKKIRNHTTGKVPFMLLAGARDVEANAVSFRFLDGTQINGVPVAEAIELIDAWIRSRTNEQPTEASISTRR; this comes from the coding sequence ATGGCCAATAATGAAGATGCACGTTCATACGCAGCATTTACCGTCCCAGCTGGTGCACCGGTTGGACAAGTAATGCGCGAATTAGAACTGCCGAATAAGGGCGCTGACGCTATTGTATGCGTTAAGGATTCCGAGGGAGTACTTAAAGATCTCTCGTTTATTCCAGATACGGAACAAGAATTTTTGCCTGTGGCCGCCAATACTGAAGAAGGTCGTGCCGTTATTCGACACTCGTGTACGCACGTTTTGGCGCAGGCAGTGCAAAAAGAATTTCCTGGCACCAAATTAGGCATTGGCCCAGCTATTGAGAATGGTTTTTATTACGATTTTGATGTCGCTGAGCCTTTTACCCCAGAAGATCTACAGCGCATCGAAAAAACGATGAAGAAGATCATTAAACAAGGGCAAAAATTTGAGCGTCGTGTTTATGCTGACCAGGAAGAAGCCGCCGAGGCGTTAAAAAACGAACCTTATAAACTTGAGCTAATCCAGGATAAAGGATCTGTTGACCCTCATTCCGATGAGGCTACTGAGGTTGGCGCGGGTGAATTAACCGGATATTACAACCTTAACCCACGCACTGGTGAAGTAGAGTGGTACGACCTCTGTCGTGGTCCACATGTACCAACCACTAAGTATATTCCGGCCTTTGCCTTGACTCGTTCCTCGGCTGCATATTGGCGTGGTGATCAGTCCAATGCTGATCTTCAGCGTATTTACGGTACTGCCTGGGAGTCCAAGGAGGCACTTGAAACATATCAACTCATGATGGCCGAAGCTGAAAAACGTGATCATCGCCGGCTGGGTGCTGAGCTAGATCTATTTAGCTTCCCGGATGAGATTGGGTCTGGTTTCCCAGTGTTCCACCCCAATGGTGCTACTGTGCGCATGGAGATGGAAGAGCATTCTCGTCGTCGTCATATTGCAGATGGATACTGTTTTGTAAACACTCCACACTTGACTAAGGGAGATTTGTTTAAGAAATCAGGTCACCTTGACTGGTATGCCGAGGGGATGTTCCCGGCTATGCAGCTCGACGGTGATTATGACGAAGAGGGCAACGTTACCAAACCGGCTCAGGATTATTATGTCAAGCCGATGAACTGCCCGATGCATAACCTGATTTTTGCTTCTCGCGGTCGTTCATACCGAGAATTGCCTTTACGTCTCTTTGAGTTCGGTACAGTATATCGTTATGAAAAATCTGGCGTGATTCATGGTCTTACTCGTGCTCGTGGTTTTACCCAGGACGATGCCCATATTTACTGCACCGAAGAACAGATGGAAGATGAGCTTACTAAGGTTTTAGAGTTCATTATTTCTTTGCTGCGTGATTATGGCTTAGATGATTTTTATCTAGAGCTTTCTACCAAAGATCCTAAGAAATATGTTGGATCGGATGAGATTTGGCAGCGGGCAACTGAAACATTGGAGCGGGTTGCTACTCGTTCTGGACTTGAGTTGGTTCCAGATCCTGCCGGTGCAGCATTCTATGGGCCAAAAATCTCGGTTCAAGCGCGTGATGCCATTGGCCGTACGTGGCAAATGTCTACGGTACAGCTGGACTTTAATCTACCTGAGCGTTTTAATCTGGAATATACTGCTTCCGATGGAACTAAGAAGCGTCCAGTGATGATTCACCGAGCACTTTTTGGCTCCATTGAGCGCTTCTTTGGTGTGTTGCTTGAGCATTATGCTGGCGCATTCCCAGCATGGTTGGCACCGCATCAAGTGGTAGGTATTCCAGTAGCAGATACTTTTGTTGATCATCTTGAAACAGTAGTAGCTGCACTGCGCGAACGTGGTATTCGGGCAGACGTAGATACTTCCGATGATCGTATGCAGAAGAAAATCCGCAATCATACTACCGGCAAGGTTCCGTTTATGCTGCTAGCTGGTGCACGCGATGTGGAGGCAAATGCTGTGAGCTTCCGTTTCCTTGATGGTACGCAGATCAACGGTGTACCAGTTGCGGAAGCTATTGAGCTTATCGACGCATGGATTCGTTCTAGAACAAACGAGCAGCCAACTGAAGCTAGTATAAGTACTCGTCGATAA
- a CDS encoding DUF418 domain-containing protein produces MTSRSPAAATTQRLIVPDFMRGFALLGIAIANITTAWVFVDSSALGTRTMYGLISAEHTLLDQITMVVTGMFAHVRGLPMFATLFGYGLAFLVNSAEQKSWPINKARRVLWRRYATLAIFGSIHAVFIFFGDIIFLYSLLALLLICLINFSEKILLWIAGVCFTLGALIAIGSAALESKFSLGSSAALVNLETYGEQLVFGLGMVLANTFLFIIIGSSIIPCVIIGYVAGRRRMLSNVDQYRKPLTIAAVITLCVCIGIGIPFGLSVAGIVGNPSLWVGINTGLGIASGPGFIALVALLFDARPALQSTLFVRMCAALGKRSMTGYIAQSLLMIVLVVNYGPLALGTNQGVSVLVGLAIVVWVITLVGAWILELKNIAGPIETLHRRIAYSKPTPSNMVTQVTN; encoded by the coding sequence ATGACTTCTCGTTCACCTGCTGCGGCTACTACACAGCGGTTGATTGTTCCTGATTTTATGCGTGGTTTTGCGTTATTAGGCATTGCTATTGCAAATATTACGACTGCATGGGTGTTTGTCGATAGTAGCGCGTTAGGAACTCGTACCATGTATGGGTTGATTAGTGCCGAACATACCTTATTGGACCAAATAACGATGGTAGTTACCGGTATGTTTGCCCATGTACGTGGATTGCCTATGTTTGCCACGTTATTTGGTTATGGTCTTGCTTTTTTGGTTAATAGTGCGGAACAAAAAAGCTGGCCAATCAATAAGGCTCGGCGGGTATTGTGGCGCCGTTATGCAACTTTAGCCATTTTCGGAAGCATACATGCGGTGTTTATCTTTTTTGGAGACATTATTTTCCTTTACAGCTTATTGGCGCTGTTGCTCATTTGTTTAATTAATTTTTCCGAAAAAATATTGCTGTGGATTGCAGGCGTTTGTTTTACTCTTGGGGCACTTATTGCTATAGGCTCAGCAGCACTTGAATCAAAGTTTTCCCTGGGTAGTTCAGCTGCTTTAGTTAATTTGGAAACATACGGTGAACAGTTAGTTTTCGGTTTGGGTATGGTATTGGCCAATACATTTCTTTTTATTATTATCGGCTCTAGCATTATCCCGTGTGTCATTATCGGTTATGTAGCTGGGCGGCGGCGTATGCTGAGCAATGTTGATCAGTATCGTAAGCCATTGACAATAGCTGCTGTTATTACCTTGTGTGTTTGTATTGGTATTGGGATTCCGTTCGGCTTAAGTGTAGCTGGGATAGTAGGGAACCCATCGTTATGGGTGGGGATTAACACTGGATTAGGCATTGCATCTGGGCCAGGGTTTATTGCCTTGGTAGCTTTGCTTTTCGACGCTCGTCCAGCATTACAATCAACCCTTTTTGTTCGTATGTGCGCAGCCTTAGGTAAACGCTCTATGACTGGTTATATCGCGCAAAGCTTGCTAATGATTGTGCTGGTAGTTAATTATGGTCCGTTAGCGCTAGGAACTAATCAAGGTGTAAGTGTATTAGTTGGCCTTGCCATTGTTGTGTGGGTAATAACGCTTGTAGGTGCCTGGATATTAGAACTTAAAAATATTGCTGGCCCGATAGAAACATTGCATCGTCGTATTGCCTATTCAAAGCCAACACCATCAAATATGGTTACTCAAGTTACGAATTAG
- the pgsA gene encoding phosphatidylinositol phosphate synthase, producing MLSVSGRKPAAVIVEPVAKVFTKLGISPNAVTVLGALLTIAIAVILIPAGHLFAAAILSGLFAAFDMVDGTMARLRGGGTKFGATLDATCDRVTDGTLFAAITWWLIYRDHAHPAVVCAAFIVLISSQVISYVKARGEASGISVVGGLIERPERLILGLAGIGLSGLGVPYAIEIALYILAVGSIITIGQRLYIAAHDAHAYEIITAPKGAKTFDDIETISDEASHAAKLTSESPFIKSNAKDNAPKAKDSWHG from the coding sequence ATGCTTAGTGTTTCTGGCCGCAAGCCCGCAGCAGTAATCGTAGAACCAGTTGCAAAGGTATTCACTAAGTTAGGGATTAGCCCTAATGCCGTGACTGTACTTGGTGCGCTTCTTACTATCGCTATAGCGGTTATTTTGATTCCAGCTGGACATCTTTTTGCTGCAGCCATATTAAGTGGCCTTTTTGCTGCCTTTGACATGGTAGATGGAACCATGGCGCGATTAAGAGGTGGTGGAACAAAATTTGGTGCCACCTTAGATGCTACCTGTGACCGTGTTACTGACGGTACACTTTTTGCAGCTATTACTTGGTGGCTGATTTATCGTGATCATGCGCATCCAGCTGTTGTTTGTGCGGCCTTTATTGTTTTAATTAGCTCCCAAGTAATTTCTTATGTGAAAGCTCGCGGGGAGGCTAGTGGTATTAGCGTCGTTGGTGGACTTATTGAACGTCCAGAGCGATTGATTCTTGGTTTAGCCGGTATTGGGTTAAGCGGTTTGGGTGTACCTTATGCGATAGAAATCGCCTTATATATTTTGGCGGTAGGCAGCATTATTACTATTGGACAGCGGCTTTATATCGCTGCTCACGATGCGCATGCATATGAGATAATTACTGCTCCAAAAGGTGCAAAAACTTTCGATGACATTGAAACCATTTCTGATGAGGCTTCACATGCAGCGAAGTTAACGTCGGAAAGTCCTTTTATCAAAAGTAATGCAAAAGATAATGCGCCGAAAGCGAAAGATTCATGGCACGGTTAA
- a CDS encoding Dyp-type peroxidase: MSGFDTQSQQSISRRGFLLGTAGIAGATGLSACSHGQEASVTQSLTHDVAADTLVGDSTVEFHGLHQAGIATGNQASQTMVAFNFRAGSDRKSAQRLMRLWTEDARRLCQGLNPLGSLEPEMTTHPAKLTITVGLGERFFDFAEIAHMRPSWLKDMPVFENDQLDDAYGQADLVLQIASNDPVTTAWAVRHMTRAGSSIVTTRWFQTGFLNAQGVLEKGATPRNLFGQKDGTINPRTDEDFYKQVWISSEDAELPWLVGGTSLVVRRIAMNLDKWEMLDRTSREVVIGRTLDSGAPLSGTDEFDEADFEARDSFGLPVIDARSHMALAAPPSDAPEQRILRRAYNYNEAPIAGSDQLSNAGLVFGAYQKNPLLQFLPIQQRLSASDRLNEWITHIGSAVFVIPPGVDENHYWAQEILES; the protein is encoded by the coding sequence GTGTCTGGTTTTGATACACAATCTCAGCAATCTATTTCCCGACGAGGATTTTTGCTAGGCACGGCAGGCATCGCCGGTGCTACTGGTTTATCGGCATGTAGCCACGGGCAGGAAGCGTCAGTTACGCAATCATTAACCCACGATGTTGCTGCAGATACTCTTGTCGGCGACTCTACGGTTGAATTTCACGGTCTACATCAAGCAGGTATTGCAACTGGTAATCAGGCTAGTCAAACAATGGTGGCCTTTAATTTCCGAGCCGGCAGTGACCGTAAATCAGCTCAGCGCTTAATGCGTCTTTGGACCGAAGATGCTCGGCGGCTTTGTCAAGGTCTTAATCCCTTAGGCAGTTTAGAGCCGGAGATGACTACTCATCCGGCAAAATTGACTATTACGGTTGGTTTAGGCGAGCGGTTTTTTGACTTCGCTGAAATAGCGCATATGCGTCCTTCGTGGCTTAAAGATATGCCAGTTTTTGAAAATGATCAGTTAGACGATGCTTATGGTCAGGCAGATCTTGTCCTTCAAATAGCTTCTAATGATCCAGTTACAACTGCCTGGGCAGTGCGACATATGACTCGTGCTGGCTCTTCCATTGTGACAACCAGATGGTTTCAAACGGGATTCCTTAATGCTCAAGGGGTATTAGAAAAAGGAGCAACCCCACGTAATCTTTTTGGGCAAAAAGACGGAACAATTAATCCACGTACAGACGAAGATTTTTACAAGCAAGTCTGGATTAGTTCTGAGGATGCCGAGCTGCCTTGGTTGGTTGGTGGAACAAGTTTAGTTGTGCGGCGAATTGCTATGAATCTTGACAAATGGGAGATGCTTGATCGAACTTCTCGTGAAGTAGTTATTGGGCGCACACTAGATAGTGGTGCACCACTAAGTGGTACCGATGAATTTGACGAGGCTGATTTTGAAGCCCGTGATTCTTTTGGATTGCCAGTTATTGATGCCCGTTCCCATATGGCTTTAGCGGCGCCTCCTTCGGATGCGCCTGAACAACGTATTTTGCGTCGCGCTTATAACTATAATGAAGCACCTATAGCAGGCTCAGATCAGCTCAGTAATGCGGGACTAGTTTTTGGCGCTTATCAAAAAAATCCACTGCTGCAATTTTTACCTATACAGCAACGACTTTCCGCTAGCGACCGGCTTAACGAGTGGATTACTCATATTGGTTCGGCAGTATTTGTGATCCCGCCAGGTGTAGATGAAAACCACTATTGGGCGCAAGAAATTCTAGAATCCTAG
- a CDS encoding copper resistance CopC family protein encodes MKFRNAAAITVATAAMLMHAPTVSAHDAVIGSTPQDGSVISEFPTQIVLEFSGIPKEGFNTIAVSDQDQNVLFTGEPTLVANTLTLDVPDEVKAQAGEYTVGFQITSSDGHATRGKTTFTLSGGQTTSASPTSVVAERASDTETTSNSGMSELAENSDITALRWFIVGGAVLVMSAVIASTIARNRKTKETEKDN; translated from the coding sequence ATGAAGTTTCGTAATGCTGCTGCGATCACCGTGGCCACAGCAGCAATGCTGATGCATGCTCCTACTGTATCGGCGCATGATGCCGTAATCGGATCAACCCCACAGGATGGGTCTGTTATCAGTGAATTTCCGACTCAAATTGTCCTAGAGTTTTCGGGTATTCCTAAAGAGGGATTTAATACTATTGCAGTTAGTGATCAAGACCAGAATGTTCTTTTCACGGGTGAACCTACGCTTGTGGCAAACACGCTAACATTGGATGTTCCTGATGAGGTCAAAGCCCAAGCAGGTGAATATACGGTAGGTTTTCAGATTACCTCTTCTGATGGACATGCTACTCGCGGAAAAACTACATTCACTTTAAGCGGTGGGCAGACTACTTCGGCTTCTCCTACGTCAGTAGTTGCTGAACGTGCATCTGATACAGAAACTACTAGTAATTCAGGGATGTCTGAGCTTGCTGAGAATTCTGATATAACTGCGTTGCGCTGGTTTATTGTTGGTGGTGCGGTATTGGTTATGTCTGCAGTGATTGCATCGACTATTGCTAGAAATCGTAAGACAAAAGAGACTGAAAAGGATAATTAA
- a CDS encoding dihydrofolate reductase family protein: MNISVHDIWDDPIPGREIRAIMAMSINGATAVKHTSGQLGNELDRDLLLYARSWSDCVLVGAGTVRTENYGGIVQPDTEHRPIIVVSASGKLDTNSRLFTDTHTPPIIISNYSIEKNRRQALEKTGARVLHCDTSQAHEITQIIYSLGYQKILLEGGPRLYTQFISSGLIDAFNLTLSPKLVSGSIQNSVDTHGIQDMDLKAHYLHTDGTVFLRYRRV, translated from the coding sequence ATGAACATTAGTGTCCACGATATCTGGGATGATCCTATTCCTGGCCGCGAGATTCGCGCGATTATGGCTATGAGTATTAACGGCGCCACAGCTGTTAAGCACACCAGTGGCCAATTAGGAAATGAGCTTGATCGTGATTTATTGCTCTATGCCCGTTCCTGGTCTGATTGTGTTCTCGTTGGCGCTGGAACAGTTCGAACCGAAAATTATGGCGGCATTGTTCAGCCCGATACTGAACATCGACCGATTATCGTGGTTAGTGCCAGCGGAAAGCTTGATACTAACAGCAGATTATTTACCGATACCCACACCCCGCCGATCATTATCAGCAACTACAGTATTGAAAAAAACCGTCGTCAAGCATTAGAAAAAACTGGCGCACGTGTGTTGCATTGCGATACTTCTCAAGCGCATGAAATTACGCAGATAATTTATTCACTTGGGTATCAGAAAATTCTGTTAGAAGGTGGCCCTCGACTTTATACTCAATTTATTTCCAGCGGACTCATTGATGCGTTCAACCTCACCTTGTCCCCGAAGCTAGTCAGTGGAAGCATACAAAACAGCGTCGATACGCATGGGATACAAGACATGGACTTAAAAGCGCACTATCTTCATACAGACGGCACAGTGTTTTTGCGCTACCGACGTGTTTAA
- a CDS encoding phosphatidylinositol mannoside acyltransferase, whose amino-acid sequence MARLKLRSQLSTVGYLTGWKIVGFLPEKVAIWIFRMGADFVSKNGTKPEQLRKNLMRVVGPEKVTRELVRDAMRSYARYWCEAFRLPRLVGNQQLIERIHRGLVGEEYLRTSLNSGRGVVLVAAHSGNWDMAAYYFAHKFSSFTTVAERLEPEAVYQAFVDFRTSLGFQVLPLKGGVPPFLELRRVIQRGEVVCLLGERDLKRSGVEVEFFGETTRMPAGAVRLAQETGACLHVVDLWFEEDGWGIGISPEVKVEELNATVQKVAKIMEENIARHPQDWHVLQPLWLSDLDQDRYQKGLASPTQLETEAALE is encoded by the coding sequence ATGGCACGGTTAAAATTGCGTAGTCAGCTTAGTACCGTGGGGTATCTTACTGGCTGGAAAATTGTCGGTTTTTTGCCGGAAAAAGTTGCTATCTGGATTTTCAGAATGGGTGCTGATTTTGTTAGCAAAAATGGTACGAAGCCAGAACAACTTCGTAAAAATTTAATGCGGGTAGTAGGGCCAGAAAAAGTCACTCGTGAATTAGTGCGCGATGCTATGCGTTCCTATGCGCGTTATTGGTGCGAAGCATTTCGGCTACCGCGTTTAGTTGGAAATCAGCAACTTATTGAACGTATCCATCGTGGTTTAGTGGGAGAAGAATACTTACGCACTTCGCTTAATTCAGGTAGGGGAGTTGTCCTTGTTGCCGCCCATTCTGGAAATTGGGATATGGCGGCATATTATTTTGCGCATAAGTTCAGCAGTTTTACCACTGTGGCAGAACGGCTTGAACCGGAAGCTGTATATCAAGCTTTTGTTGATTTCAGAACATCTTTAGGTTTTCAAGTATTGCCTTTAAAAGGGGGTGTACCGCCGTTTCTAGAATTGCGTAGAGTAATACAACGCGGTGAGGTGGTATGCCTGCTTGGCGAAAGGGATCTCAAACGTAGTGGGGTAGAAGTTGAGTTTTTTGGCGAAACTACTCGTATGCCAGCTGGTGCGGTTCGCTTAGCACAAGAAACTGGTGCTTGTTTGCATGTAGTAGATCTGTGGTTTGAAGAAGACGGCTGGGGCATTGGGATTAGTCCTGAAGTTAAAGTCGAGGAACTTAATGCAACTGTGCAAAAAGTTGCCAAGATTATGGAAGAAAACATTGCCCGACATCCTCAAGATTGGCATGTACTGCAACCACTATGGTTAAGCGACCTTGATCAAGATCGCTACCAGAAGGGGTTAGCAAGTCCAACTCAGTTGGAAACAGAAGCCGCATTGGAGTGA
- a CDS encoding HIT family protein: MRDYVDQGAGVEDRLERLWAPYRMNYIRNESPSTTGEKGVRANPFITIPSLSDEDGLIVARGQHVYAVLNLYPYNSGHMMVVPYRQVAELENLTLTESTELMLFAQTAIKVLKKVSQPDAINAGFNLGRSSGGSVGEHLHMHIVPRWNGDASFMTIISGTKVLPQLLRDTRSLLAQGWIDLEGAPGVAHA; the protein is encoded by the coding sequence ATGCGTGACTATGTAGATCAAGGTGCTGGGGTTGAAGATCGTTTAGAACGACTTTGGGCACCGTACCGGATGAACTATATACGCAATGAATCGCCTTCTACCACGGGCGAAAAAGGTGTTCGAGCTAACCCTTTTATCACTATTCCTAGCCTTAGTGATGAAGATGGATTAATTGTTGCTCGCGGACAACATGTATATGCGGTGCTTAATCTTTATCCCTATAACTCAGGGCATATGATGGTTGTGCCTTATCGTCAGGTTGCGGAATTAGAAAATTTGACTCTAACGGAATCGACAGAGTTGATGCTCTTTGCTCAAACCGCTATTAAGGTGTTGAAGAAAGTCTCACAACCTGATGCAATAAATGCCGGTTTCAACTTGGGTCGATCATCTGGTGGCTCAGTTGGTGAGCATCTGCATATGCATATTGTGCCCCGTTGGAATGGGGATGCTAGCTTTATGACCATTATTTCCGGAACAAAGGTATTGCCACAGCTGCTTCGCGATACTCGTTCTTTACTAGCTCAGGGATGGATAGATCTAGAAGGCGCACCAGGAGTTGCTCATGCTTAG